Genomic segment of Psychrobacter sanguinis:
CCAACCCTAAAGCTTTAACGCTTTGGGATGATACGGATGTCATGCAATGCCTCACAGCACTTAATAAGCAAGGAAAAACCCCGCGCACTCAAGCTCGTATGCTATCGAGCTTACGTCAGTTCTACTTATGGATGGTCGGTAATGAACGCCGAGAAGACAATCCCTGTGAGCGTATTAAAACCCCAAAAATTGGACGCTCGCTGCCTAAGGATTTGTCTGAGAATGATGTGGAAAGCTTGATGTCTGCCCCTGATACTAGCACTGCTTTGGGATTACGTGATAAAGCAATGCTAGAAGTACTCTACGCTTGCGGACTTCGAGTCAGTGAACTGATGAACTTATCTTTAGAGCAAGTCAACCTCAACGCAGGTTGGCTACAAATCACTGGCAAAGGTAATAAAACACGCCTGGTACCGTTAGGAGAATATGCCAGTGAAGCCTTGGATGATTACTTGAGTCATGCTCGAGGTGAGTTGGTAGCACATCTAAAGT
This window contains:
- the xerD gene encoding site-specific tyrosine recombinase XerD → MSRDRAVQPRQPKALAVDDEPAYITEFRQAMLARGLSTRTRNAYVRDLKHCETTNPKALTLWDDTDVMQCLTALNKQGKTPRTQARMLSSLRQFYLWMVGNERREDNPCERIKTPKIGRSLPKDLSENDVESLMSAPDTSTALGLRDKAMLEVLYACGLRVSELMNLSLEQVNLNAGWLQITGKGNKTRLVPLGEYASEALDDYLSHARGELVAHLKSGNCQAVFLTTQGGYMTRQNFWYMIKKYAKQAGIESDLSPHTLRHAFATHLLNHGADLRSVQLLLGHSDLSTTQIYTHVATARLQQLHEAHHPRG